The DNA window AGCATCTCCGCCGGGAGGATCTGTCAGCGTGATATCGCTCCAGTCGAACTCGTAGGCGGTGTTGCCGATGGTGAAGTCGAAACGGTCGATCTTCAGGTTCGGCGAGTTGTTGGTCACCGTGAAGGTCGGACGGTTCGTCGACGAGTCGAGCGACACCGTGAAGAGCAGATCGGACGGCGCGGCGGCGGCGAAGGTGGTGACACCGAGCGCCGCAAGGAGCGGAACGAGTCGTGCGCGCAAGCTGGAGAAGAGGTGCATGATTCGGAGAGCGGGAGAGTGTCGGATTCAGCGACCGTTGAGGGTGTCGATGAGACTGATGCGTTGGAGTTGGAAGCTGCCGCGGACCTTGAGGCCGATGTCCTTGTCGGGTCCGAGCGGCTTGTGGAGACCGAAGATCTCCTCCTCGTAGACACCTGAAATACGGTCCACACCGTAGCCGGCACGGGAAAGCGGCTGGTCGTCCTCCGAGAAGAAGCTGAGGTCGATCTCACGGGTGACGTCGAATCCCCGGGCATGGTCGGGATGCCGCCGGTGGCGGAACGGATTCGTCGGGTGGTTGGCGGGCAGCAGCAGCGAGGCCGAGAGCCCCGAGCCGCCGGAGCCGAAGGTTCCGGTCATCGGCAGTTCGGTGAGCAGGGCCCGTGAGGCGGCGGAGAAGGTGGTGACGATCGCGTCGATCGCCGCATTCAGTGCCCGGAGTTCGATCGATTCCGGAGTGGCGATCACGTTCTCCGATTCCTTCACCGCGGCCTCGGCAGCGGCGGCGGCGGCCACCGCGATCGAATCACTGAAACTGTCGGAAGCGATGAAGTCGGCGTAGTCGAGGGACGGCACCGAGGTCGGGGTCGGATACCGCGGCACGTCGGCAGCGAGCGCCTCCCAGCCTGCCTCGGCGGCCGCGTAGGTTCCTTGAGCGGCGAGCGAAGTGCCCTCCATCGCAGCACGTTCGAGGATGGCTTCCAGCACGATGTCCACCGCGACTTGCGCGCGCCCCTTCTGGCCCGGCTCGATGTAATCGGGCACCTTGAGGGTCAGCGCCTCGGTCTTTGCCTGGTTGACCTTGGCCACGCTTTCCATCGCCGTGCGCACCGGCATCACCGACCGCCATGATCCTCCGCCGGCGGGCTGCCAGCTGCCTTTGGTCGCGGGATCTCCGGTCGCCGCCTCGAACGGAATGCCGATGGCGAAGGAGTCAGCATCGACCACCGTGACATCGTGCTCGGCGTTGTAGGCGGGGTTGCCCGAGCCCGAAATGACGATCCGATCATTGTGGCCCAGGCCGTGCGCCGGTGCCGAAACGAGGGTCGGCACCACGGCCGGCGGCGCGAACGAAGCGATCGGGCGAGGCACATCCCAAGTTCCCTTCACCGCCGGATTTCCGCCGAAGGCCTGTGGAATCGAAAAGGTGTCGTCGTCGATCCGCGTGATCGTTTTGAGGCCGTTGTAGGAGGCTTCGCCGGAGCCGAGGATCTCGATCTGCTCGCCATTGTTCAGGCCGTGGCCGGGAGCGGTGACCGCGATTCCCGCCGAGCCGTCGCCGGTGCCGGCATAGCCGGTGATTTCGCCCGAACGGATCGACCAAACGCCGTGAGTGGCGGGGTCGGAATCGAAGGGCAGGTCGATCGTGAAGTGATCGGCATCCAGCACCGAGACGAAGTGCTTGCCGTTGAAGGCGCTCAGGGAGGAGTCACGAAGTGTGATCCGGTCGCCATCGGACAGACCGTGGTCGGGCGTCTCGACCGTGGTGGGCGCGACCTGGTTGAGCGGGCCGTAGCCGTCGACCGTCCCGCCGACCACGAAAGGAACGTCGATACTGAAGGTGTCGTCGTCGATCTTGGTGATCAGGTGGATGCCGTTGTAGGCCCCGATTGCCGAACCAAAGATCGCGATTTCGTCGGGGTCGACCAAGCCATGGGCCGGCGAGACGATTCCCGTCGCCGCACCGCTGTCAGCCGACTGGAACGAGGAGATCGGCACCGGAGTCACGCCATCGGCCGCCTCGGCTGCGGCTTCGGCAGCGTCGCGGATCATGTCGCCGAAGAGCTCGCTGGCCAGAAAGCGGTCGTAGGCCCTGTCGGTCTCGACAAAAGAAGCCGCGGTTTTCAGCGCGACTTCCTCCTTCTCTTCATCGGTTGCTCCGGGCGGCAGGGCGGCCACGGCATTGAGGATCTCCTCAAGCATCCGCAAGCCGCGGTCGTCGCCGAAGAACGACGAATCCCGTAGTTCCTCGGCCTCGCCCTCAAGCGTGTCGGTCGGACCTCCGAGGGCGATCGCCTTCACCGCATCGGGGGTCATGTGGTCTTCGAGGAAATCGTTGAAGGCACCGGCGGCATTCGACTCGGCGATGACCGTCTGGGCGGCGGACTGGGCGGCGGCGGTCACGCTCTCGACGGTGGCACCGTTCAGCTGGGCGGCGGTAGCCGCGGCGGCGGCGGCCCGCTCCGCGATCTCGTTCACGGCCCCGGTGGCCTTCGGGTCGCCAAAATCGAAAACGACACTCGAAATCCGTCGTGCCGGCTGGGGCGGAAACTGACCGTAGAGGCGTTCGTCGGTGACCAGCGCAAGATCGTTCTCGCTCTCCTGGACACCAGCTTTGCGGGCCAGAATCGCGACGTGCTTGAGCAAGCTGACCTGACCGGCGGCATCGACGTGCAGGATCAGACGCAACTTGGCGGCATCGGAGGTCGGTGTCGGGACGTTCGGATCCGGAGCGCGGGGGATGTTCTGGGCGTCCAGCGGCACGGAGACCTCGTTCACCGCGCCGAGTGTTGCCTCGCCGACCCAAAGGCCGCGGTAGGGACTCGATTGGGCGGACAGGTGTGCTCCTTGGAGCACTGCGATCCATGCCAGCGACCGCGTGATGCGGCAGAAGCTGAGATTCATGTCAGGAGGCGGGGACAGGATGTCGGGTTTCGGGTGGGATCAGTCCTCGAGGTCGTCGCGGAAACCGCGCACGGGCACCCAGGTCTCGGTCCCGAGGTCGGTGGTGATCTTCAGGAGGGAAGCTTGCTCGGGGCGCACCATCTCGGCGGCCCGGCATTCGAAGGGAATCGCGAATCCGTCGCCGGACTCAAGCGGCGGCAGGGTCTGCGACCATGCCGCGGCGGGCATCGGGACACTGGCGGTCGACGTCGGATCCGCCGGGTCGCCGAAGGTCCGGACGATCACCGAAAGCGGCACTGCCGGGGACGCGCCCGGAACGTGCTCGACGGTCGGATTGAGCGGGTGCGGGCAGTTGTTCCTCAGAATGATCTCATTCCCTCCCCGGCCCAGGAGCAGACCCAGGCGGGACGGGGCCTCGACACGAAGCGGCCCTTGGTATTCGGAGCGGCCCTCGCAGAAAATCCAGAACGCCTCTCCCGACTTCATCGCCTGGGTGGTCGGCTGCAGCACCTGCTTCCAGCGGCCGTTCACCAAGCGGTAGATCTTTTGGCCGACATGTGCGGGCGAACCGGCGAAGAACTGGCCGAAGGTCGGTCCGCCCGGAGTTCTCACCGGGAACCCGACCAGATTGTAGGCGTCCGAGCGCCACTTCACGATCGTCTGGGTCGCCGAGCCGACAGCCTGCCAGACGCAGCCTTCCTTGGCGTGGACCAGATACGCTTGGTTGCCGTGGATGGCGTCCAGCGACTTGAGAAACGACTCGGGCAATTCCGCCGAATACCAGATCCCCCAGCCTCCGCTTTTCGAAAGATCAATCGCGGAATCGGAGACAAACTGATTGGTGGTCGGGTTTTCAACCAACGTGGCCGCCTTATCGACCGGCAAACCCGAAAAGACTTTCGCGGGTGAAGTGTCGTCCGGCTCCACTTCAAGAAACACCGCGTTCCATCCCTTCGACAACGGGATGGCCTGCGTGCGACGGAGCCCCTGACCCGCGTGGAGCACATCCGGAAGACCGACTAACAGAACCGAAGCACATGCTACAAGCCACTGACAGCGAGGCACTTTCGCGAACCACTTGAACGACGTTTGGGGGAAGGCGTTACTGTCCACGGAAGGAAGTCGGTTAGAGAGGCGTCCGAAAAGACCTTCGGAGGGTTCTATGCGATACAGGGTCTCGCGGCCCTTCGTAAAGATGAATCGCCAACGCTCCCACATATTCATCCGGTATGTTTTGGTAACCATGATGTTAGACAAACCGAAAATGTGTGTCCGCATCGGCAGCTTCTGTTAGATCGTCCTGCTCGCGAACAAGAATGCCGGGCGGCTACCGCTGCGATCCGATAGAGAATCTAACAGGCAGTGTATTCCGAACGGAACGAAACGGGATTGTCGGAAGCACGTTCGCCGTCCATTGATTCCGTTCGTGGGCACGCTCATCGGATCAATTTCCGGCCGACCTTGGATCGGCGGACTCGGCGTTGCGGCATTCGCCGTGCTCGGCCTCGCCACCATCTGGCCGGAGCCGCCGCCCGACTCCCGACTTCCGTTTCCCACGAGCCGGTTGTCCGGAAGGACGAGCGTGCGGGTCGCGACAATCCAGTATGCCCCGCAGTTCGCCAACCCGATCGCCAACCGCCGCCAGTTGGTGCCGCTGATCCGTGAAGCGGCCGAAGGCGGTGCCCGGATCGTGGTGGTACCGGAAGCGGCGATCACCGGCTACATTGCCGAGGACCGGAGCGAGAACTGGCAGCGGTCGGGTCGTCCGATCGCCGGAGAATGGCAGGGCAAGGACCCGCTGAAGTACGCCGAAACCGTCCCCGGCCGGTCGACCCGTGAGTGGTCCACCCTGGCGGACGAACTCGACATCTACCTCACGATCCCGTTCATCGAGAAGGCGGACGACCGATTCTTCAACACGGTCTGCCTCGCCGGTCCGGACGGGGAAATCCACGCCCACTACCGCAAGATCCACCCCTACCCCGATACCGAGAGCTCGTGGGCCACACCGGGAGACCGCGGCCTCCAGTGCGTCGACACCGAGTTCGGCCGATTGGCGATTGCGGTGTGCTACGACATCCATTTCCTGCCGGAGAAATACGAGGCCGAGCAGCCGTGGACGCTGCTTTTCCCGACGGCGTGGGTCGATGACGAGCATCCTGCCCCGTGGTTCTGGCACGAGATGCCGAAGAAGGCCGAGAAGCACGGCTTCCACATTGTCGCCGCGAACTGGAGCGTCCGCGAGCCACGGCCGTGGCGGGGTTTCGGTTTTTCCGGGGTCATGCTCGACACAGGCCAGGTCGCGGCGACGGCCAAGAGCCTGATCGGCTCTGAGGTGGTCTTCGCCGACCTGCCGACAGCGCCCCGCCGCTGAGGGTTTTCCCGGGTTGTGGTCCGCCGTCTGCAATGGAAGCATTCCGACCGTGAATCCCGCTCCTGAGATCCCCGCCCTGCCGCCATCAATAGCGGCACCACCTCCCCTGCCCGCCGCCGCCAGGCCGGCATGGAACGGCTGGTGGACGTTGCTCTGGGCCTTCGCCCTGATGATGGCTTGGCAAACTGCCCAGACGATCGGTCTCGCGGGCTACCTCGCGGCGACTTGGGACAAGGCCGACTTCAGGGAGTTCATGAAGGACCCGATGTCGCTGATGCAGAATGCGGACGCGCTGTGGTTTGCCTCGGCACTTGGAGCCCTCGCGGTTTGTCCGCTGTGCTGGCTGGTGGGGCGCTTCAAGTCCGGATGGGGCGGATGGGACTACATGGGTAACGCCAAAGTCCGCTGGTGGCCGCCCGTCCTTTGGACCTTGGGTATCGTCGCCTTCGGCATGGGCTTCAACCTGATCGCGCCTGCCATCGGCATCGATGAGTCTCCCCAAGTGATGGTCGATATGGCCCTGAACACCAATCACATATGGCTGATGATCGCAGCGGTCGCGATCGGTGCCCCGCTGGTCGAGGAGTTCATGTTCCGCGGCGTCCTGTTCCGCGGCTGGCGGCATTCCAGGATGGGCCTGTGGGGCACGATTTTCGTCACCTCGGCGATCTGGGCCGTGCTCCACGTGCAGTACAGCTTCGCGATCGTGTTCTACATCTTCCTGATGGGAATCGTGCTGGCCTACGCCCGTGAACGCACCGGCAACATCTGGGTGCCGGTCGCCATGCACGCCCTCAACAACTCGCTGGCAGCCATCGAGTTGGTGCGCGCGACCGCGGTCTGAGGGTTTCCGTCCCGATCAGCCCATCGGGTACGGGATCTCGCGACTGACGGCGTCGATCGCCTCGATCGTCGACTCGTCGAGCTCCAGATCGATCGCCGCGAAGATCGGGTCGAGCTGCGGCTCGCTGGTCACGCCGACGATCGTGCTGGCGACGAAGTCGTGCTGCTTGCTCCACGCCACGGCGAGAGTCACCGGGTGGATCCCGGCATCCGCGGCGATTGCCATGAAGCGCTTGGTCGATTCCTCGCTGCGCGGGTTGAAGAAGCGTTTGGCCATTGCCTTCTGGCGCGGTCCGCCGTTGGCAATGTATTCGCTGAAGCGGGCACCGTCGGGAAGCGCTCCGTCGTTGTATTTCCCGCTGAGGACTCCGCCGCCGATCGGGCTGTAAGGGAGCAGGCTGACCTGTTCGCGACGGCAGACCTCGGCGAGTTCGTCCTCGAAGCGACGGTTGTTGAGCGAGAAGTTGTTCTGGATGGTGTCGAAGCGCTTCAGCGCCTCCTTGTCCGAGGTCCAAAGCGCCTTCATCAGCCCCCAGGAGTCCTCGTTGCTGGTCCCGATCGCCCGCAGCTTCCCCTCGCGCACCAGTTCGTCGAGAGCCTCGAGCGTGTCCTCGGCGCGCATCCCGTGGTCCGGCCAGTGCACCTGATAGAGATCAATGTAGTCGGTCTGCAGCCGCCGAAGCGATCCTTCGACCGCCTTGCGAATGTGATGGCGGTCGAGCGCGGCCTTGCCGTGTCGGACCGGCGGGTTGAACCAGGCGTGCGCGGCGCCGGCGACCTTGGTCGCGATGATCACGCCGTCGCGCGGACGCGTCTTCAGCCAGCGCCCGACGATCTCCTCGGTGGTGCCCGCCAGCTCGACCGTCGGTGGCACCGGATAGACTTCAGCGGTGTCGAAGAAATCGATCCCCGCATCCACCGAGCGGTCCATCACACGGAAGGCCTCCTTTTCGTCCGTCTGGACTCCGAAAGTCATGGTGCCCATGCAGACCTCGCTGACCACGATGCCGCTCTTGCCGAGTCGTCGTTGCTTCATGCCGCCAACCTGCCGATCCGCAAAGGCCGCGCAAGGTCTCAATCGGACGAATCGGGAAATGGACCGCGAGCTTCAGCTCGCCCCGGTGCTCCGGCTACCCGAACGACGGGGCGAGCTGAAGCTCGCGGTCCATGATCGATCCTGCCCGGTCGCGTCACCCCGGCTTCCGAGCGGTGAAGATCACATAGCGCATCGCCCCCAGCACGTAGGCCGCCCAGATACGGAAGAGCGTGACGCCGATTGCGCGGCTCCGCCCAAATCTCGCGAGCAGGAACCGACGCGTCCCGGAATCGGTGAAAAGCGCCTTCGTGCTGCGCCCGATGCACACCGGCCACGTGCGCTCGACCTCGCGACTGAGGTCCTCCGATTGCTCAAGCACGAGCCCCGCCGCCTCAAGCCACCCGGTTACCTGCCTCTCGGTCGACATGCCCGCAAGCCGGCCATCCTCCGCGATCGGATCCAACAAAAACCGGCGCTCCCATGGCAGCGGATCCGGGATCCGGAGCCAGCAACAAAGCACCACCCTGCCGCCCGGGCGGAGAACCCTCGCCATCTCGGCGACCGCCCGTGCCGGATCGTGCATATGCTCGAGGCTCTCGACTGCCAGCACCGCGTCGAAGCGCTGGTCCGGCAGCCCGTTGTCCATCCAGTCCCCGTGGGTGATGTGCACCCTGTCGTCGACGTCCCGCATGGCGCGCGCCGCCTGCTTTTCCGAAATGGTCAGGCCGGTCACCCGGACGTCGAAGCGTCCGGCGAGTTCGCGAGCCATCCGACCGTAACCGCAGCCGACGTCGCAGAGCCACTGACCCGAATGCAGCCCGAGCCGTTCGCCAACCAGTTCGGTCATCGCCTCGGCCGCCTGTTCCGGCGACTCGTCGCCGGTCCGCCACAAACCGTGGTGAAGGTGCTCGCCCCAGATCCGGCGATACAGCGGATCGAGGTCGTCATAGTGGGCGGCGACATCATCCGGCAGGCCCTCATTCCCCATGTCGCAGCCTGAGATTTTCCGCCATCCGACGCAAGGGATCTGGAGAAGCGGAGATTGAATCCCGGCCGGGGATCGCTTACGCCGAAACGAGATGATTCCGCTCCGAAGCATGCAGGTCCTCCTGCTCGCCACCGCCCCGGCGGCGCTCGGCGACTGGCGGCTGGACTTGCTGCGCGAGGAAGGCATCGGAACCGGAAACGAATCGCTGGAGAAAGCGCTGGCGGGATCGCGCATCGAAACCCCTGCGCTCGAGAAGCACTATCGCCAGCTCGGGTCCGAGAGTTTTCCCGACCGGGTGCGGGCCCAGCAGGCATTCCTTTCGGCCGGGCCGGACGCCCTCGATTGGCTGCGGAAGCAGCCGGCTGACGAAAGCCCGGAAGTCCGGTTCCGGGTCCAGGAGATCGAAAACCAACTCCGCTTTCCCGCGATCGGCAGCCGCGACCGGATGATCCGGCATGCAGCAGCCTCGCTGCTCGAGGCGCCGGAATCACCCGCGACCGGCGGCATCTTCTACGAGTGGTTCGGCCAGTCCCAAGAGGACCTCGGCAAACCGTATCGCAGCTTCCAGTTCGAAGTGCCGGAGGGAATGACGGGCGAAGTGGCGCGCGGCGAACTTCGGTTCAGCGGCGAGCGGGACGGCGATGATGACCAGCGGTTGATCCTCCGGTCGGCCGAGTGGCCCGGGATGGAGCGCTTCCCGGACCAGTTCAGTATCTCGGCGAAGATCGGCGGGACCGAGGGTGGCGCGGCGGCGTGGCATGTCGGAATTACGATCGGCAAGGTCCGCGCCCTGTACCACCCGGGCTACGCGGGCGGCGGTTTCCGTTTCGAACAGATCGGCACGACCCGGGAACTGACCCGCAACCAAGGCATGGGATTCACCCCGTCGACCGACGAACTCCAGCGGATGCTGGTGAAGGTGCGACGCCTTGGCGACGGCGATGCCGAGCTTTCGGTGACGATCGACCAGCCGGACTGCCAGGCATTCGAAAGCACCGTGCGGGCCCCCGCCGAAATGATCGGACCCATCGACGAAGTCAGCCTCGACCGCAGCGGGCGGACCGGTGGCGACGCCCGCTTCGACGACTTTACGATCGAGTTCGACGCCCGCTGATTCTTCGGCCTGTTCCGAGATCGCCGAAAATCGGGTTCGCGTGACCCGCGAGTTTCGAGTTTCCTCCGGCGCGTGCAGAAATCGCTTTCTTTCGCCGTGATCGGCTGCGGCTCACGCGGCCGGACCTACATGAGGATCGCCCGTGACCTCGGGCACACGATCACCGCCATTGCTGACCCGTCGGAAGCGGCCATTGAGACGATGCTCGGCATCGCCGGTGATCCGGCCCCGCGAACGTTCGCGGATGCCGACGACCTATTCGCCGAGCCGAAGCTCGCGGACGTCGCACTCGTCTCGACCCAGGATGCCCAGCACTTCGGTCATGCCTCGGCAGCGCTGCGCGCGGGCTACGACGTCCTGCTCGAAAAGCCTGCCGCCCAGTCGTCCGAGGAAGTCGAGGAGCTCGCCCGCCTCGCCGACGAAAACGGCTGCAAGCTGCTGCTCTGCTTCGTGCTCCGCTACACGCCCTTCTACCGCACGATGAAACGCGCCATCGATGACGGGCGCATCGGCGAGGTGATCTCGATCCAGGCCGCGGAAGGTGTCGGACCGTTTCACAATGCCCACTCGTTCGTCCGCGGCCATTGGGCACAGACCAAGGACTCGACGCCGATGATCATCGCCAAGTGCTGCCACGACACCGACCTGATGACGTGGTTCGCCGGGTCACCCTGCACCGCGGTCTCGAGTTTCGCGGAGATCTCCCACTTCCGCCCCGACAAGGCGCCGGAAGGATCGACCGACCGCTGCATCGACGGCTGCCCGCACGCCGGCACCTGTCTCTACGATGCCAACCAGTACCTCACCACCCAGCGACGCTGGCTTGGAATGGTCCGCCCGGATGCCGAAAAGATGACCGACGACGATGTGCGGGAGTGGTTGAAAACCAGCGACTGGGGCCGCTGCGCCTACAAATGCGGCCAGGACACGCCGGACCATCAGGTGGTCTCGATGCGGTTCGAAAACGGTATCACCGCCGATCTCACCATGACCGCCTTCGATACCGGCCGTCGGACCCGGATTTACGGAACGAAGGGCATCCTTGAGGGCGCGATCCACGCCGACGGACGCGAGCCGTGGGTTGAATGCCGGCCCCACA is part of the Haloferula helveola genome and encodes:
- a CDS encoding aldo/keto reductase; protein product: MKQRRLGKSGIVVSEVCMGTMTFGVQTDEKEAFRVMDRSVDAGIDFFDTAEVYPVPPTVELAGTTEEIVGRWLKTRPRDGVIIATKVAGAAHAWFNPPVRHGKAALDRHHIRKAVEGSLRRLQTDYIDLYQVHWPDHGMRAEDTLEALDELVREGKLRAIGTSNEDSWGLMKALWTSDKEALKRFDTIQNNFSLNNRRFEDELAEVCRREQVSLLPYSPIGGGVLSGKYNDGALPDGARFSEYIANGGPRQKAMAKRFFNPRSEESTKRFMAIAADAGIHPVTLAVAWSKQHDFVASTIVGVTSEPQLDPIFAAIDLELDESTIEAIDAVSREIPYPMG
- a CDS encoding Gfo/Idh/MocA family oxidoreductase; its protein translation is MQKSLSFAVIGCGSRGRTYMRIARDLGHTITAIADPSEAAIETMLGIAGDPAPRTFADADDLFAEPKLADVALVSTQDAQHFGHASAALRAGYDVLLEKPAAQSSEEVEELARLADENGCKLLLCFVLRYTPFYRTMKRAIDDGRIGEVISIQAAEGVGPFHNAHSFVRGHWAQTKDSTPMIIAKCCHDTDLMTWFAGSPCTAVSSFAEISHFRPDKAPEGSTDRCIDGCPHAGTCLYDANQYLTTQRRWLGMVRPDAEKMTDDDVREWLKTSDWGRCAYKCGQDTPDHQVVSMRFENGITADLTMTAFDTGRRTRIYGTKGILEGAIHADGREPWVECRPHTGGIEEIPIEEQETGGYAGHGGGDFGLIHALPALLAEATSDFIEGHRIGFAAAQSADEGRTVELTRG
- a CDS encoding carbon-nitrogen hydrolase family protein, which produces MGTLIGSISGRPWIGGLGVAAFAVLGLATIWPEPPPDSRLPFPTSRLSGRTSVRVATIQYAPQFANPIANRRQLVPLIREAAEGGARIVVVPEAAITGYIAEDRSENWQRSGRPIAGEWQGKDPLKYAETVPGRSTREWSTLADELDIYLTIPFIEKADDRFFNTVCLAGPDGEIHAHYRKIHPYPDTESSWATPGDRGLQCVDTEFGRLAIAVCYDIHFLPEKYEAEQPWTLLFPTAWVDDEHPAPWFWHEMPKKAEKHGFHIVAANWSVREPRPWRGFGFSGVMLDTGQVAATAKSLIGSEVVFADLPTAPRR
- a CDS encoding CPBP family intramembrane glutamic endopeptidase, which codes for MNPAPEIPALPPSIAAPPPLPAAARPAWNGWWTLLWAFALMMAWQTAQTIGLAGYLAATWDKADFREFMKDPMSLMQNADALWFASALGALAVCPLCWLVGRFKSGWGGWDYMGNAKVRWWPPVLWTLGIVAFGMGFNLIAPAIGIDESPQVMVDMALNTNHIWLMIAAVAIGAPLVEEFMFRGVLFRGWRHSRMGLWGTIFVTSAIWAVLHVQYSFAIVFYIFLMGIVLAYARERTGNIWVPVAMHALNNSLAAIELVRATAV
- a CDS encoding methyltransferase domain-containing protein, which codes for MGNEGLPDDVAAHYDDLDPLYRRIWGEHLHHGLWRTGDESPEQAAEAMTELVGERLGLHSGQWLCDVGCGYGRMARELAGRFDVRVTGLTISEKQAARAMRDVDDRVHITHGDWMDNGLPDQRFDAVLAVESLEHMHDPARAVAEMARVLRPGGRVVLCCWLRIPDPLPWERRFLLDPIAEDGRLAGMSTERQVTGWLEAAGLVLEQSEDLSREVERTWPVCIGRSTKALFTDSGTRRFLLARFGRSRAIGVTLFRIWAAYVLGAMRYVIFTARKPG